Proteins encoded by one window of Corvus cornix cornix isolate S_Up_H32 chromosome 27, ASM73873v5, whole genome shotgun sequence:
- the LOC120411385 gene encoding small vasohibin-binding protein, with the protein MDAGAGARKERPKPREPAARLEKAKQRSAQQELKQRQRAEIYALNRVMTELEQQQFDSFCKQMQGSGE; encoded by the exons ATGGATGCGGGCGCGGGGGCGCGCAAGGAGCGGCCGAAGCCGCGGGAGCCGGCGGCTCGCCTGGAGAAGGCCAAGCAGAGGTcggcacagcaggagctgaagcaGCGGCAGCGGGCGGAG ATCTACGCCCTGAACCGGGTGATGacggagctggagcagcagcagttcgACTCCTTCTGCAAGCAGATGCAGGGATCCGGGGAATGA